CCCTCCTTTCGTTCTTCTGATTCTGCATGCTGTAATGTAAGCTAAATATGAGCTTTTGAAGAgtgataaacaataaataaaaagaaatgtttgcttccccagaaatataattttatttttttacagtgcAAAAATACAGCATACAAATATTATCCTGGAAGAAAAAATCTCATCTGAGAACCTTGAAATAGTAGAAAAAAGGGTGATGAGTCAGTGGGACAGAGTTCTATTCAAGAGgagctttgatttttatttactcggtttttttttttcaagctggGAATTCAAATGATGAAAGCTGGAATTTTTCTCAAGATTGTCAGAGAGGGCCAGGATTAGCTGCATAATTATGTGGGGAAATAGATAGGATGTTATTGTTGAATTCGTGCTTGAGGATCAGCTAGGCTGCAAAGGTGGAGTCTCTCATCTGATCCAGAAGGGGTAGAAGAGTCTGCACAAGCTTCTGTGCACCTGGGAATATTTCGTGCCTTGAGGGGAGAGGTGAGGTCTCAGCAGGAGGAGGTCCTGCAGGTGGTGCTGCAAGGGGTCGGCTGGCCGCAGGGGGGCCGGCAGCAGGGGGACTGCACAGACACAGGCTGGCAGCAGGTGGTGGCCCAGCAGCAGGGCCTGCACACCACAGCCATGCACGACGTAGGGCAGCAGGTGATGGGGCGGCAGCAGCCTTCCTGCAGGCAGCAGGGGTCGCAGCACACCGGGCGGCGGCAGGGCTCGCAGATGGGGCGCGTGCAGCGGGGCACGCAGGTGACGGGGCGGCACACGGTGGTCTGGCAGGTCACGGGGCGGCAGCAGCAGGGGTCGCGGCAGCAGCAGGGCTGGCAGCAGCCTCCCCCAtagctcaggcaggagaaggtgGAGCCGCAGCAGgagccggtcatggtggtgtcTGAGGCTGATGTGGGTTGGGCTGTTGAGAAAAGCTGGGTGTTCTCAGGTGTGAATGTTCTCGTTCCATTCTGGGCCCTTTATATACCCTGGCTGGGTGCTGATGACCCCCAGGACATGAGGTCATTTCCTGGAGTTGTAGCTGCCCGTTGAAATGAGAATTCTGGATTTAACTGCTGAGGCACCGATCCCTAAATAACTAAAGGATGCTTTGTTTTCTATCTGTCTGCCTTTTCCCTAGAACTGAATACCTGGTCATGTATATCATCAGAACAATTGCTCATGTATCAGCTAGTCCTTCCAGGCCATGCAATGTGAGAGTGTGCAAGTTTGAAGAATCCAGCCACCATCACACTATCGTGTTGTTCGCTGCCATCCATGACTTAAGCATGAGACTGGAATGTTCATGAGTCACAGGCCGGGTTTCTGATTGGCATTGAGATCAAGCAAGAATTTCTAAAAAACCAAAATGGCTCATAAGAGCAGATGTGTATTGATTCTGCTATGGAAAGAATGGCCCAGTGTTTAATGACACAGTGCCTAACCttgtttataagaaaatcatcaccAAAGCTGCTAGACTGATTTTATTTTAGTAATCTGAGTTGGTTTATAACTCATTAACACTTATGAGATGCTTATTATGTAGACGATACTGTACTATTTGGGGGtggagagggaaaggagggaaaggaaaggaaaataattttcaaatagtttCCTATCACATAGCAATCACAAATTTTAGTAAGGCAAGACAAAGATAAATCAAGCAATTAAAGGGAAAGAACTTTCCTGGGAACAATAAGGTCAAACTAAATGGGGATTTCATTCATTCTGTGCCTTTCTGAATGCCCTTCCTTGATTATTGtcccagaaataaaattgaaattgggCTATTTCTTACTTTCTTGCTTTGACATATGCACTTTGTATTACATACTTCAAAATCTATGGACAATATCTACAAAGGAATCAATTATCTTTCTGTCACAGCTGCTTTAGTTTGTTGGCTGAGGGTTTTGTTTGCTTATGAGGTGGGAAGGTGGCATTATGAAAAAGACAAGGGGAATTAGTTCAGCTGGTGACCAATAAAATAGCTTTGTCTTTTCCAGCCATAGCGAAGGCGAAtaggaatacagaaaataaatttagagtTGGAAGGTAGATTAAAGAT
The sequence above is drawn from the Symphalangus syndactylus isolate Jambi chromosome 20, NHGRI_mSymSyn1-v2.1_pri, whole genome shotgun sequence genome and encodes:
- the LOC129470382 gene encoding keratin-associated protein 2-1, whose product is MTGSCCGSTFSCLSYGGGCCQPCCCRDPCCCRPVTCQTTVCRPVTCVPRCTRPICEPCRRPVCCDPCCLQEGCCRPITCCPTSCMAVVCRPCCWATTCCQPVSVQSPCCRPPCGQPTPCSTTCRTSSC